A region from the Candidatus Polarisedimenticolaceae bacterium genome encodes:
- the fmt gene encoding methionyl-tRNA formyltransferase, translating to MDRRGQRALRVVFLGTPEVAVPTLARLLDLGHDVPLVVTQPDRPAGRSSSPQPPPVKRFALEHGLPVAQPPRVRDAAFLESIAAPRPDVLVVVAYGRILPDPVLAAAPLGAVNVHFSLLPAYRGAAPVQWAIARRESTTGVTTMRIATELDAGDLYLQAPVAIEPRERAPALLARLARAGADLLATTLAGLASASLPPLPQDASRATYAPILTRADGGFDPAWTAAEIDARIRAFDPWPGVWASVSGRRIRLIDALPIPGRSDRPPGTLVEASDDGVIVACAGGTRLELREVQPDGSRGMTAAAALRGRRLALGARLEPPA from the coding sequence GTGGATCGCCGCGGTCAGCGCGCGTTGAGGGTCGTCTTCCTCGGGACCCCCGAGGTGGCGGTTCCGACCCTCGCGCGTCTGCTCGACCTCGGCCACGACGTGCCGCTCGTCGTGACCCAGCCCGACCGCCCCGCCGGGCGCTCGTCGTCGCCGCAACCCCCGCCCGTGAAGCGATTCGCCCTCGAGCACGGGCTTCCGGTCGCGCAACCGCCCCGCGTCCGGGACGCGGCGTTCCTCGAGTCGATCGCCGCGCCCCGCCCCGACGTCCTCGTCGTGGTCGCGTACGGCCGCATCCTTCCGGACCCGGTCCTCGCCGCCGCGCCGCTCGGCGCGGTCAACGTGCACTTCTCGCTCCTCCCGGCGTACCGGGGAGCGGCGCCGGTGCAGTGGGCGATCGCCCGCCGGGAGTCGACGACCGGCGTGACGACGATGCGGATCGCGACGGAGCTCGACGCGGGGGATCTCTACCTCCAGGCCCCCGTCGCCATCGAGCCGCGCGAGCGGGCCCCGGCGCTTCTCGCCCGACTCGCGCGGGCGGGCGCCGATCTCCTCGCGACGACGCTCGCCGGCCTCGCGTCGGCGTCCCTCCCGCCGCTGCCGCAGGACGCGTCGCGGGCGACCTACGCGCCGATCCTCACGCGCGCGGACGGCGGGTTCGACCCCGCGTGGACCGCGGCGGAGATCGACGCGCGGATCCGGGCGTTCGACCCCTGGCCCGGGGTCTGGGCATCGGTCTCCGGGCGTCGGATCCGGCTGATCGACGCCCTTCCGATTCCGGGACGGAGCGACCGGCCCCCCGGGACCCTCGTCGAGGCGAGCGACGACGGCGTGATCGTCGCCTGTGCCGGCGGCACGCGCCTGGAGCTCCGGGAGGTGCAGCCCGACGGCTCGCGGGGGATGACGGCGGCCGCGGCCCTTCGTGGCCGCCGGCTCGCGCTCGGAGCGAGGCTTGAACCCCCGGCTTGA
- the def gene encoding peptide deformylase, translated as MALRPIILYPDPVLLTPTREVGKIDDEVRTLVRDMVETMYAAPGIGLAANQVGSGLRVCIVDLSVGEKPGELKVFVNPQLVETAGIDVAEEGCLSFPDIALDVERPYRAVVEARDLEGRTFRVDADGLLARAMQHEIEHLEGRTFLQNVSPLKRELVKRQIRKRIKNGEWIAAVSAR; from the coding sequence ATGGCCCTGCGCCCCATCATCCTCTACCCCGATCCCGTCCTGCTCACCCCCACCCGCGAGGTGGGGAAGATCGACGACGAGGTGCGCACGCTCGTCCGCGACATGGTCGAGACGATGTACGCCGCCCCCGGAATCGGCCTCGCCGCGAACCAGGTCGGCTCCGGGCTGCGGGTGTGCATCGTCGACCTCAGCGTGGGGGAGAAACCCGGCGAGCTGAAGGTCTTCGTCAACCCGCAGCTGGTCGAAACGGCCGGGATCGACGTCGCGGAGGAGGGGTGCCTGTCCTTCCCCGACATCGCGCTCGACGTGGAGCGCCCGTACCGCGCCGTCGTGGAGGCGCGCGACCTCGAGGGGCGGACCTTCCGGGTGGACGCCGACGGCCTGCTCGCCCGCGCGATGCAGCACGAGATCGAGCACCTCGAGGGGCGGACGTTCCTCCAGAACGTCTCCCCGCTCAAGCGGGAGCTCGTCAAGCGGCAGATCAGGAAACGGATCAAGAACGGCGAGTGGATCGCCGCGGTCAGCGCGCGTTGA
- a CDS encoding DUF6600 domain-containing protein has protein sequence MNTVRTLGWTVATLASALLLAPAPPVRAQAENPESYGDGYQSGDYGRIRFSDGGALIVRASSEDEPQERAGANAPVFPGDAVRTAANERLEIELAAGSLVRIDRETRVTFQSLPSPYAKFRDNTVLNLDQGVLQIAARIGQEDEFRIETPSASVYLLGDGDFRIEADADHTRVYSRRGVAEVVGEGGSVLVRGGQRTNAYRGIIPEDARAFSSYASDGFDRWVASREESFRGDERVADDGTAEALPDEVRPYYRELSTYGDWVEVPSYGRVWYPHDVPVGWRPYWDGYWDYGPHGYFWVSNEPWGWAPYRYGRWNWVGGYGWCWIPGRVFAGAWVSWSWGTAYFGWAPLDYWGYPAYIGGPYHHGHYDPGCWTFVDHHHMGHHDVRRYAVPVDRVPRGELDGNRVVARAPKVAPRQLAESRDWRERAARQAANEPTVRTRPTDRDRTAGRRLSDVEDRMTRRGGRDLPRAADAPRAERGRSSERGEVPGRTVESPRFPRRVGEDPRARAESRRSTPKPREDAATAPAPRAPRDGGRVDNERRSLYDHVSRPRDVQKGDAGRVVPTPAPRVERREQARGTPREPQRAAPQRSQPQRSEPQRAAPQRSQPQRSEPQRAAPQRSQPQRSEPQRAAPQRSQPRPQQAQPQRRPDSPRPAPAPRREPAKPKQNDGGKGKHERGGR, from the coding sequence ATGAACACGGTGCGCACCCTCGGTTGGACGGTCGCCACCCTCGCTTCCGCGCTGCTCCTCGCGCCGGCACCTCCAGTCCGCGCGCAGGCCGAGAATCCCGAGTCCTACGGCGACGGGTATCAGTCGGGGGACTACGGCCGCATCCGGTTCTCCGACGGCGGCGCCCTGATCGTTCGCGCCTCCTCGGAGGACGAGCCCCAGGAGCGCGCCGGCGCCAACGCCCCCGTCTTTCCCGGCGACGCCGTGCGCACCGCCGCGAACGAGCGGCTCGAGATCGAGCTCGCCGCCGGCTCGCTCGTCCGGATCGACCGCGAGACCCGCGTCACCTTCCAGTCGCTCCCCAGCCCGTACGCGAAGTTCCGCGACAACACCGTGCTCAACCTCGACCAGGGGGTGCTCCAGATCGCCGCGAGGATCGGCCAGGAGGACGAGTTCCGCATCGAGACGCCGTCGGCGTCGGTCTACCTGCTCGGCGACGGGGATTTCCGCATCGAAGCCGACGCGGACCACACCCGGGTCTATTCGCGACGCGGCGTCGCCGAGGTCGTCGGCGAGGGAGGGTCGGTCCTCGTCCGCGGGGGCCAGCGCACCAACGCCTACCGCGGGATCATCCCGGAAGACGCCCGTGCCTTCAGCAGCTACGCCTCGGACGGCTTCGACCGCTGGGTCGCCTCGCGTGAGGAGTCGTTCCGCGGAGACGAGCGCGTCGCCGACGACGGGACCGCCGAAGCGCTTCCCGACGAGGTGCGCCCGTACTACCGCGAGCTCTCGACCTACGGCGATTGGGTCGAGGTGCCCTCCTACGGCCGGGTCTGGTACCCGCACGACGTGCCCGTCGGCTGGCGCCCCTACTGGGACGGTTACTGGGACTACGGGCCCCACGGGTACTTCTGGGTCTCGAACGAGCCCTGGGGCTGGGCGCCGTACCGCTACGGTCGCTGGAACTGGGTCGGCGGCTACGGCTGGTGCTGGATCCCCGGACGCGTCTTCGCGGGCGCATGGGTCTCGTGGTCGTGGGGAACGGCCTACTTCGGCTGGGCCCCTCTGGACTACTGGGGTTACCCCGCCTACATCGGCGGACCGTATCATCACGGGCACTACGATCCCGGTTGCTGGACGTTCGTCGACCACCACCACATGGGCCATCACGACGTGCGCCGGTACGCGGTGCCGGTCGACCGGGTCCCCCGCGGGGAGCTCGACGGCAATCGCGTCGTCGCGCGCGCCCCGAAGGTCGCACCGCGCCAACTGGCCGAGAGTCGCGACTGGAGAGAGCGCGCCGCGCGGCAGGCCGCCAACGAGCCTACGGTCCGCACCCGGCCGACCGACCGCGACCGCACCGCCGGCCGCCGCCTGAGCGACGTCGAGGATCGGATGACCCGCAGGGGCGGGCGCGATCTCCCGCGCGCGGCCGATGCGCCGCGCGCCGAGCGCGGGCGATCCTCCGAGCGGGGCGAGGTCCCCGGCCGGACGGTCGAGTCGCCGCGTTTCCCCCGCCGCGTCGGCGAGGATCCCCGCGCGCGCGCCGAATCGCGCCGTTCGACCCCGAAGCCGCGAGAGGACGCCGCGACCGCGCCGGCGCCCCGGGCGCCGCGCGACGGCGGACGCGTCGACAACGAGCGCCGCTCCCTCTACGACCACGTGTCTCGCCCGCGCGACGTACAGAAGGGGGACGCCGGCCGCGTCGTGCCGACCCCCGCGCCGCGCGTGGAGCGCCGTGAGCAGGCGCGCGGGACGCCGCGCGAGCCGCAGCGCGCCGCCCCGCAGCGGTCCCAGCCGCAACGCTCCGAGCCGCAGCGCGCGGCTCCGCAGCGGTCGCAGCCGCAACGCTCCGAGCCGCAGCGCGCCGCCCCGCAGCGGTCGCAGCCGCAACGCTCCGAGCCCCAGCGCGCCGCCCCGCAGCGGTCGCAGCCGCGCCCGCAGCAGGCGCAGCCGCAGCGTCGCCCCGACTCGCCGCGGCCGGCGCCGGCCCCCAGGAGGGAGCCCGCCAAGCCGAAGCAGAACGACGGCGGCAAGGGGAAACACGAGCGCGGCGGTCGCTGA
- the mpl gene encoding UDP-N-acetylmuramate:L-alanyl-gamma-D-glutamyl-meso-diaminopimelate ligase → MAREHVHLIGIGGTGMAALAGLFHEAGARVTGSDLKLYPPTSTILAEMGVVVYEGYDAKHLEPAPDLIVVGNAVRRGNPEAEEVLDRRLPHTSMPRAIEERFLPGRHSIVVAGTHGKTTTTSMLAWVLDHAGLAPGFLIGGLPRNFANSYRLGTGSPFVLEGDEYDTAFFDKGPKFMHYRPDTCLIGTVEFDHADIYADEEQVRKVFRWLTNIVPRRGLVVRHEDDPTSREVTAHALARVQGYGLEQGEWRAVRLDHRADGVAFTIERGERHFADVAMRVSGEYNVRNALAVTAAAVEQGLSPAQVAAGLATFEGVRRRMDVKGEAAGVLVLDDFAHHPTAIAETLRAVRQRYPGRRVWAVLEPRSWSLRRNVFQDRLATCFDDADEVVLAEVFGAEQLPQEVRLDPERLVRDLAGRGRPSRFLPGVDAIVAHLVAHARAGDVVAVLSNGGFGGIHDKLLEALKSR, encoded by the coding sequence TTGGCCCGCGAACACGTTCACCTGATCGGGATCGGCGGCACCGGCATGGCCGCGCTCGCCGGGCTCTTCCACGAGGCGGGGGCCCGCGTCACCGGCTCGGACCTCAAGTTGTATCCGCCCACCTCGACGATCCTCGCGGAGATGGGCGTCGTCGTGTACGAGGGGTACGACGCGAAGCACCTCGAGCCGGCTCCCGACCTGATCGTGGTCGGGAACGCCGTCCGCCGCGGGAATCCCGAGGCGGAGGAGGTGCTCGACCGCCGCCTCCCGCACACCTCGATGCCGCGGGCGATCGAGGAGCGGTTCCTTCCCGGACGGCACTCGATCGTCGTCGCCGGCACGCACGGGAAGACGACCACGACCTCGATGCTCGCCTGGGTCCTCGACCACGCGGGGCTCGCCCCCGGGTTCCTCATCGGAGGGCTCCCGAGGAACTTCGCGAACTCGTACCGGCTCGGAACCGGTTCCCCGTTCGTCCTCGAGGGGGACGAATACGACACCGCGTTCTTCGACAAGGGGCCGAAGTTCATGCACTACCGCCCCGACACGTGCCTGATCGGGACGGTCGAGTTCGACCACGCGGACATCTACGCCGACGAGGAGCAGGTCCGGAAGGTCTTCCGCTGGCTGACGAACATCGTCCCTCGCCGCGGCCTCGTCGTGCGCCACGAGGACGATCCCACCTCGCGCGAGGTCACCGCGCATGCCCTCGCCCGCGTCCAGGGGTACGGACTCGAGCAGGGGGAGTGGCGCGCGGTGCGGCTCGACCATCGCGCCGACGGCGTCGCCTTCACGATCGAGCGCGGGGAACGGCACTTCGCCGACGTCGCGATGCGCGTGTCGGGGGAATACAACGTGCGCAACGCGCTCGCGGTGACCGCCGCCGCGGTCGAGCAGGGGCTGTCCCCGGCGCAGGTCGCGGCCGGTCTCGCGACATTCGAGGGCGTCCGGCGTCGGATGGACGTGAAGGGGGAGGCGGCGGGGGTGCTCGTCCTCGACGACTTCGCCCACCATCCGACCGCGATCGCGGAGACGCTGCGGGCGGTGCGCCAGCGGTATCCCGGGCGGCGGGTTTGGGCCGTCCTCGAGCCGCGGTCGTGGTCGCTTCGCCGGAACGTGTTCCAGGACCGCCTGGCGACCTGCTTCGACGACGCCGACGAGGTCGTGCTCGCCGAGGTCTTCGGCGCCGAGCAGCTCCCGCAGGAGGTCCGCCTCGATCCGGAGCGGCTCGTGCGCGACCTCGCGGGGCGCGGACGGCCGTCGCGTTTCCTCCCCGGCGTCGACGCGATCGTCGCCCACCTCGTCGCCCATGCCCGCGCCGGCGACGTCGTCGCGGTCCTCTCGAACGGCGGGTTCGGCGGGATCCACGACAAGCTGCTCGAGGCGCTGAAGTCCCGATAA
- a CDS encoding AsmA-like C-terminal region-containing protein, translating to MRRSAKIALGAAVAAAALWVGAALIVPRVVDADAFRGRVEERLGRVLGREVRLGTLRLSLWTGISVRAGSLSIAGTPSLDAEQVRVGLAVWPLLRGEAQPRWLAIQGADVRRGGATVLREASLRCRIGREDGGGSRLRGRFEAVVVPMRDAPRGEIDFDARAEGDRVTVESFTARVGPHVFEAKASVEGVRSGALRAEMEGSARVAGLTVTGIRAKGRVERAGVRIEEGGFRLHGGTGTMTGLVRVQEPGVPFRIESIVGGVDVESLSKEILMAAGGALEGTGSATLAVEGRADAPSIAKALEGQASVEIRDGALKSVGLLRQVASTLEKAGGRGIGKDETPFETMAASFALKEGLARTDDLRVRSADLDLDGQGAIDLAGPLRLDVRTAFSPESSAMLVARTPQLKIRVGEDGRLTIPMKLRGTIESPRVEIDVDKLLEEGLRDQLREKKQGLLKRLLGR from the coding sequence ATGCGACGTTCCGCCAAGATCGCCCTCGGGGCGGCGGTTGCCGCCGCGGCGCTGTGGGTCGGCGCGGCCCTGATCGTCCCCCGCGTCGTCGACGCCGACGCGTTCCGCGGCCGCGTCGAAGAGCGGCTCGGACGCGTGCTCGGCCGGGAAGTGCGACTCGGGACGCTGCGCCTGAGCCTGTGGACGGGGATCTCCGTCCGCGCCGGGAGCCTCTCGATCGCGGGGACCCCCTCCCTCGACGCCGAGCAGGTGCGCGTGGGACTCGCGGTCTGGCCGCTGCTCCGGGGCGAGGCGCAGCCGCGCTGGCTCGCGATCCAGGGGGCGGACGTGCGACGCGGCGGCGCGACGGTCCTCCGCGAGGCGTCCCTGCGCTGCCGGATCGGACGGGAGGACGGCGGGGGGTCGCGCCTGCGCGGCCGGTTCGAGGCGGTCGTCGTGCCGATGCGCGACGCGCCCCGCGGGGAGATCGATTTCGACGCCCGGGCCGAAGGAGACCGCGTCACGGTCGAGAGCTTCACCGCGCGGGTCGGTCCGCACGTCTTCGAGGCCAAAGCGTCGGTCGAAGGGGTCCGCTCCGGAGCGTTGCGCGCCGAGATGGAAGGCTCCGCGCGCGTCGCCGGGCTCACCGTCACCGGGATCCGGGCGAAGGGGCGCGTGGAGCGCGCCGGGGTCCGCATCGAGGAAGGGGGCTTCCGGCTCCACGGCGGCACCGGGACGATGACCGGGCTCGTGCGCGTCCAGGAGCCGGGTGTGCCGTTCCGCATCGAGTCGATCGTCGGCGGCGTGGACGTGGAGTCGCTCTCGAAGGAAATCCTCATGGCGGCGGGCGGGGCCCTGGAGGGGACGGGCTCCGCGACCCTCGCGGTCGAGGGGCGCGCCGACGCCCCTTCGATCGCGAAGGCGCTCGAGGGGCAGGCGTCGGTCGAGATCCGCGACGGGGCCCTGAAAAGCGTCGGGCTCCTGCGCCAGGTGGCGTCGACGCTCGAGAAGGCCGGGGGGCGGGGGATCGGTAAGGACGAAACGCCCTTCGAGACCATGGCCGCGTCGTTCGCGCTGAAGGAAGGGCTGGCGCGGACGGACGACCTTCGCGTCCGCTCCGCCGACCTCGACCTCGACGGGCAGGGGGCGATCGACCTCGCGGGGCCGTTGCGCCTGGACGTGCGCACCGCCTTCTCGCCCGAGTCGTCGGCGATGCTCGTCGCGCGGACGCCGCAGCTGAAGATCCGAGTCGGCGAGGACGGCCGGCTGACGATCCCCATGAAGCTGCGCGGCACGATCGAGTCGCCGCGCGTCGAGATCGACGTCGACAAGCTCCTCGAGGAAGGTCTGCGCGACCAGCTCCGGGAGAAGAAACAGGGGCTGCTCAAGCGGCTTCTCGGGAGGTAG
- a CDS encoding patatin-like phospholipase family protein: protein MPFPRRLKVGLALGGGAARGLAHIGVVRALLRERIPIDVVTGTSMGAIVGGAYAASGNIAGVEAALRQVLGSDQFRRTRLSFLKESRHHRGGLMYSVSRLVRQGIVYGVSTMRPSFVSAEEFQASVQAILPDRAIESLPTVFGCVALDLENAEEVVFSRGSLRDAAAASSAIPGLFPARRMGKRLLVDGGWIDKVPVLPAYRLGADVTIGVDISADLEASHELGRGVDVMIRANAMKDIALTGFQRRFADVLLEPSVQHVHWADFDQADYCITAGDLAATAAAPGIRALLRRERWRALFRRSPGRRHAEYHLSRSDLRFVVE from the coding sequence GTGCCTTTTCCCCGTCGACTCAAGGTCGGACTCGCCCTGGGCGGCGGCGCCGCGCGGGGCCTCGCCCACATCGGCGTCGTCCGCGCACTCCTGCGGGAGCGGATCCCGATCGACGTCGTCACCGGGACCAGCATGGGAGCGATCGTCGGCGGGGCGTACGCCGCCAGCGGGAACATCGCCGGCGTCGAGGCGGCCCTCCGGCAGGTCCTCGGGAGCGATCAGTTCCGGCGGACCCGGCTGTCGTTCCTGAAGGAGTCCCGCCACCACCGCGGCGGGCTCATGTACTCGGTCTCGCGCCTGGTGCGGCAGGGGATCGTCTACGGCGTCTCCACGATGCGGCCGTCGTTCGTCTCGGCGGAGGAGTTCCAGGCGAGCGTGCAGGCGATCCTCCCCGACCGCGCGATCGAGTCGCTGCCGACCGTCTTCGGCTGCGTGGCCCTCGATCTCGAGAACGCGGAGGAGGTCGTCTTCTCGCGCGGGAGTCTGCGCGACGCGGCGGCGGCGAGCTCGGCGATCCCCGGCCTGTTCCCGGCCCGCCGCATGGGAAAGCGCCTCCTCGTCGACGGCGGCTGGATCGACAAGGTCCCCGTGCTCCCCGCCTACCGGCTCGGCGCGGACGTGACGATCGGCGTGGACATCTCGGCCGACCTCGAGGCGTCCCACGAGCTCGGGCGCGGCGTCGACGTCATGATCCGCGCCAACGCGATGAAGGACATCGCCCTGACCGGGTTCCAGCGCCGCTTCGCGGACGTGCTCCTCGAGCCGTCCGTCCAGCACGTCCATTGGGCGGATTTCGATCAGGCCGACTACTGCATCACCGCGGGAGACCTCGCCGCGACCGCCGCGGCGCCGGGGATCCGCGCCCTGCTGCGTCGCGAGCGATGGCGGGCGCTGTTCCGCCGATCCCCGGGACGTCGCCACGCCGAGTACCATCTCTCCCGTTCCGATCTCCGTTTCGTCGTGGAGTAG
- a CDS encoding protein-L-isoaspartate(D-aspartate) O-methyltransferase, giving the protein MRRLTAMLSGIGVAAACGFASCAADGREGGRGDRERMVDTQIVARGVKDRCVLQAMRTVPRERFVPESQRAFAFADGPLAIGEGQTISQPYIVALMTELARPAPGQKVLEVGTGSGYQAAVLAACFQEVFTIEILPDLGRRAEALLRDLGVSNVRVRIGDGYDGWPEAAPFHAIVVTAAPDTIPKPLLEQLKVGGRLVIPVGVADQELVVVTRTAEGFRRESVIPVRFVPMTGKAERD; this is encoded by the coding sequence ATGCGACGCCTCACCGCCATGCTCTCGGGGATCGGGGTCGCCGCCGCCTGCGGTTTCGCCAGCTGCGCCGCCGACGGCCGGGAGGGGGGGCGCGGCGACCGCGAGCGGATGGTCGACACCCAGATCGTCGCGCGCGGGGTCAAGGACCGCTGCGTGCTCCAGGCGATGCGCACCGTCCCGCGGGAGCGGTTCGTCCCGGAATCCCAGCGCGCGTTCGCCTTCGCGGACGGGCCGCTCGCGATCGGCGAGGGGCAGACGATCTCCCAGCCTTACATCGTGGCCCTGATGACCGAACTGGCGCGGCCCGCACCCGGCCAGAAGGTCCTCGAGGTCGGCACGGGTTCGGGGTACCAGGCCGCGGTGCTCGCCGCGTGTTTCCAGGAGGTCTTCACGATCGAGATCCTGCCCGACCTCGGCCGGCGTGCCGAGGCGCTCCTCCGGGACCTCGGCGTCTCGAACGTGCGCGTCCGGATCGGCGACGGCTACGACGGCTGGCCCGAGGCGGCCCCCTTCCACGCGATCGTGGTGACCGCGGCGCCGGACACGATCCCGAAGCCGCTCCTCGAGCAGCTGAAGGTGGGCGGGCGGCTGGTGATCCCCGTCGGCGTCGCCGATCAGGAGCTCGTCGTGGTCACGCGCACCGCGGAGGGGTTCCGGCGGGAGTCCGTGATCCCCGTCCGGTTCGTGCCGATGACCGGGAAGGCGGAGCGCGACTAG
- a CDS encoding type II CAAX endopeptidase family protein, with protein sequence MDDGPRWGRGWVSLGLWLGLESLLFGGIVLAAVVFPNRETLLAAAAAPEVGAWFVLGPHVLGLGWLVATERGRLASRLRPSGRNLGWGVGGAVAMILAGGAWSWLLEAAGVKLPDTAAYLRGVVPSPAVLLLWGACLVPFVEESWFRGRFLEAVRSRLDVRWAYLMTSVLFSAVHGIVELLPAYFVLATILFVLRERTGGLFAPIVAHALNNLWGLVVS encoded by the coding sequence ATGGACGACGGGCCGCGCTGGGGTCGGGGTTGGGTCTCGCTGGGGTTGTGGCTGGGACTCGAATCCCTGCTGTTCGGGGGGATCGTGCTCGCCGCCGTGGTGTTCCCCAACCGCGAGACGCTCCTCGCCGCGGCGGCCGCTCCGGAGGTCGGGGCGTGGTTCGTCCTCGGGCCGCACGTGCTCGGCCTCGGCTGGCTCGTCGCGACCGAGCGGGGCCGCCTCGCCTCACGCCTCCGGCCTTCCGGCCGGAACCTGGGGTGGGGGGTGGGCGGCGCGGTCGCGATGATCCTCGCCGGCGGCGCGTGGTCGTGGCTGCTGGAGGCGGCGGGCGTCAAGCTCCCGGACACGGCGGCGTACCTGCGGGGCGTCGTGCCGTCCCCGGCGGTCCTGCTGCTCTGGGGCGCCTGCCTCGTCCCGTTCGTCGAGGAGTCGTGGTTTCGGGGCAGATTCCTCGAGGCGGTGCGCTCGCGGCTGGACGTGCGCTGGGCCTACCTGATGACCTCGGTCCTGTTCAGCGCGGTCCACGGGATCGTCGAGCTCCTCCCGGCCTACTTCGTCCTGGCGACGATCCTGTTCGTGCTCCGCGAACGGACGGGAGGGCTCTTCGCGCCGATCGTCGCCCACGCGCTGAACAACCTCTGGGGCCTCGTCGTCTCCTAG